Proteins encoded within one genomic window of Nonomuraea gerenzanensis:
- a CDS encoding ABC transporter substrate-binding protein translates to MEKTNITVGALPIPDPVSLYIANAKGFFKEEGLTVTPKIITGGAAAIPAIENGSLDISQTNYVSTFLAVSTGKKIKLVADMYQAGPNTFNIMVPKDSPIKTVADLKGKTIFVNNLRNVATLAVTSQLKVAGLTESDVTFKEKPFPDMGNAILSGQADAGWITEPFITANQSAHGFRKLADTMTGQTADLPIAGWMATEEWASKYPKTLAAFQRAISKAQQVASSDRKEIEAMLPKYTKIDAKTASVITLGAYPSELNANRLQKVADLMLEYGYLKSAIDVNSVIVAPPTSG, encoded by the coding sequence TTGGAGAAAACCAACATCACGGTCGGGGCGCTCCCCATTCCGGACCCGGTGTCGCTCTACATCGCCAACGCCAAGGGCTTCTTCAAGGAAGAGGGCCTGACCGTCACGCCGAAGATCATCACCGGTGGTGCCGCGGCCATTCCGGCGATCGAGAACGGCTCCCTCGACATCTCGCAGACGAACTACGTCTCGACGTTCCTCGCGGTCAGCACCGGCAAGAAGATCAAGCTGGTCGCCGACATGTACCAGGCCGGTCCGAACACCTTCAACATCATGGTGCCGAAGGACTCGCCCATCAAGACGGTGGCCGACCTCAAGGGCAAGACCATCTTCGTCAACAACCTGCGCAACGTCGCCACGCTCGCGGTCACCTCGCAGCTCAAGGTGGCCGGTCTCACGGAGAGCGACGTCACGTTCAAGGAGAAGCCGTTCCCCGACATGGGCAACGCGATCCTGAGCGGCCAGGCCGACGCGGGCTGGATCACCGAGCCGTTCATCACGGCCAACCAGAGCGCGCACGGCTTCCGCAAGCTGGCCGACACGATGACGGGTCAGACCGCCGACCTGCCCATCGCCGGCTGGATGGCCACCGAGGAGTGGGCCTCGAAGTACCCCAAGACGCTGGCCGCCTTCCAGCGGGCCATCTCCAAGGCCCAGCAGGTCGCCTCCAGCGACCGCAAGGAGATCGAGGCCATGCTGCCGAAGTACACCAAGATCGACGCCAAGACGGCCTCGGTGATCACGCTGGGCGCCTACCCCAGTGAGCTGAACGCCAACCGCCTGCAGAAGGTCGCCGACCTCATGCTCGAGTACGGCTACCTGAAGAGCGCCATCGACGTGAACTCCGTCATCGTGGCACCCCCGACAAGCGGATGA
- a CDS encoding sensor histidine kinase: MRTRLIALIAIPTIVAVILGALRVTTSISSAQQYQFISDSGKLVAQLGELARDLGMERDLAARYVAEGRREEDKLSSQQGIVDANVTRTLALAKTVEPSLSDLGRRTLDRIEVRLSQLPSLRETVTGSQLPPLPTVEKYSETVADMLQIYDELGQGSTDEQLTATAAALRSIARAEEEASKQRALLTIALVRGSFEEPEFNAFLDARSRRESERNTFNTVASARQRQDFNNTVASRKIGLAELYISRAVLLNNEGTSLRRLDSKTVNDTESWFDAISETVDRHHQVQKSLSEQVATRSADVASGDRQLAAINIGIVVALLILVLAITALMAGSLVRPLRRLRGDALKIAGHTLPDLVRQLRNTDVDPDQLRVPPIEINSRDEIGEVARAFDEVHREAVRLAGEESKLRSNVNAMFVNLSRRSQTLVERQITLIDGLEQGEQDEQRLGNLFKLDHLATRMRRNSENLLVLAGQEPPRRWSQPVKLVDVARASLSEVENYERVVLEVPEGVSIAGQAVNDIIHLLAELIENALSFSPRETRVPVSGSRIDGGGIMLSISDSGIGMTAEELAQANARLTDAPTVDVSVSRRMGLFVVARLAHRHGIRVQLRPHGSGGLTAMVLIPESLLGAQTAPAGTPAAGGPPRESFQTPQPAAASPWPASSFQLGPGHPSYPSYPSAEPVPQGGGSWASGPAFPAEAGGWMSADSSNDVWVTSRGPMTGDSGLPQRESSLPQRGALPDETRPWTRPEQPLPTRGGFNGFAESDSPRGSFNSFPETESAATGPMPAVKPASAGDEYLPIFASVESAWFDHNAAEANSTWGSAKADAGWSAAEAVREPVRDGATASGLPKRVPKANLVPGSADTVSAPKGVAPMPAVSPDRVRSRLSSFQQGFRAARDDISEGRTYGSGPRSDSRDEGA, from the coding sequence GTGCGTACCCGCCTCATCGCTCTCATCGCCATCCCCACGATCGTGGCCGTGATCCTGGGCGCGCTGCGCGTCACCACCTCCATCAGCAGCGCGCAGCAGTACCAGTTCATCAGCGACTCGGGAAAGCTGGTCGCCCAGCTCGGCGAGCTCGCCCGCGATCTCGGCATGGAGCGTGACCTCGCTGCCCGCTACGTGGCCGAGGGCAGGCGAGAGGAGGACAAGCTCAGCAGCCAGCAGGGCATCGTGGACGCCAACGTCACCCGCACGCTGGCCCTGGCCAAGACCGTCGAGCCGTCGCTGTCGGACCTCGGGCGCAGGACCCTCGACCGGATCGAGGTCCGGCTCAGCCAGCTGCCCTCGCTGCGCGAGACGGTGACCGGCTCGCAGCTCCCGCCGCTGCCCACCGTGGAGAAGTACTCCGAGACCGTCGCCGACATGCTGCAGATCTACGACGAGCTCGGACAGGGCTCCACGGACGAGCAGCTCACCGCGACGGCCGCCGCGCTGCGCTCCATCGCGCGCGCCGAGGAGGAGGCCTCCAAGCAGCGCGCGCTGCTGACGATCGCGCTGGTACGCGGCTCCTTCGAGGAGCCGGAGTTCAACGCCTTCCTCGACGCCCGCTCCCGCCGCGAGAGCGAGCGGAACACCTTCAACACGGTCGCCTCGGCGCGGCAGCGCCAGGACTTCAACAACACGGTCGCCAGCCGGAAGATCGGCCTGGCCGAGCTCTACATCAGCCGCGCCGTGCTGCTGAACAACGAGGGCACGTCCCTGCGCAGGCTCGACAGCAAGACGGTCAACGACACCGAGAGCTGGTTCGACGCCATCTCCGAGACCGTGGACCGGCACCACCAGGTGCAGAAGTCGCTGTCGGAGCAGGTGGCCACCCGAAGCGCCGACGTCGCCAGCGGCGACAGGCAGCTCGCCGCCATCAACATCGGCATCGTGGTGGCGCTGCTGATCCTGGTCCTGGCCATCACCGCCCTCATGGCCGGCTCGCTGGTCCGCCCGCTGCGGCGGCTGCGCGGCGACGCCCTGAAGATCGCCGGGCACACGCTGCCCGACCTGGTGCGCCAGCTCCGCAACACCGACGTCGATCCCGACCAGCTACGGGTCCCGCCCATCGAGATCAACTCCAGGGACGAGATCGGTGAAGTCGCCCGGGCCTTCGACGAGGTCCACCGCGAGGCCGTCCGCCTGGCCGGTGAGGAGTCCAAGCTCCGCAGCAACGTCAACGCGATGTTCGTGAACCTGTCGCGGCGCAGCCAGACGCTGGTGGAGCGGCAGATCACCCTGATCGACGGGCTGGAGCAGGGCGAGCAGGACGAGCAGCGGCTCGGCAACCTGTTCAAGCTGGACCACCTGGCCACCCGCATGCGCCGCAACAGCGAGAACCTGCTGGTCCTGGCCGGCCAGGAGCCGCCGCGCCGCTGGAGCCAGCCGGTCAAGCTGGTGGACGTCGCCCGCGCCTCCCTGTCGGAGGTCGAGAACTACGAGCGGGTCGTGCTGGAGGTGCCGGAAGGCGTCTCCATCGCCGGCCAGGCCGTCAACGACATCATCCACCTGCTCGCCGAGCTGATCGAGAACGCCCTGTCGTTCTCGCCCCGCGAGACCCGCGTCCCCGTCTCCGGCAGCCGCATCGACGGCGGCGGCATCATGCTGTCCATCAGCGACTCCGGCATCGGCATGACCGCGGAGGAGCTGGCTCAGGCCAACGCGCGCCTGACCGACGCGCCCACCGTGGACGTCTCCGTCTCGCGCCGCATGGGCCTGTTCGTGGTCGCCAGGCTGGCGCACCGGCACGGCATCCGCGTGCAGCTGCGCCCGCACGGCTCCGGCGGCCTGACGGCCATGGTCCTCATCCCCGAGTCGCTGCTCGGCGCGCAGACCGCGCCCGCCGGCACCCCGGCCGCGGGCGGCCCGCCCAGGGAGTCCTTCCAGACGCCGCAGCCCGCGGCGGCCAGCCCCTGGCCCGCCTCCTCGTTCCAGCTCGGCCCCGGCCACCCGTCCTACCCTTCGTACCCGTCGGCGGAGCCCGTCCCGCAGGGCGGCGGCTCCTGGGCGTCGGGCCCGGCCTTCCCCGCCGAGGCAGGCGGCTGGATGTCGGCCGACTCCTCCAACGACGTCTGGGTGACCTCGCGCGGCCCCATGACCGGCGACAGCGGGTTGCCGCAGCGGGAGAGCAGCCTGCCCCAGCGTGGCGCGCTGCCCGACGAGACCCGTCCGTGGACGCGCCCCGAGCAGCCGCTGCCGACCAGGGGCGGGTTCAACGGCTTCGCGGAGAGCGACTCGCCCAGAGGCAGCTTCAACAGCTTCCCCGAGACCGAGTCGGCCGCGACCGGCCCGATGCCCGCCGTCAAGCCGGCCTCGGCGGGCGACGAGTACCTGCCGATCTTCGCCTCGGTGGAGTCGGCCTGGTTCGACCACAACGCGGCCGAGGCCAACTCCACGTGGGGCTCGGCCAAGGCCGACGCGGGCTGGAGCGCGGCGGAGGCCGTACGCGAGCCGGTACGCGACGGCGCGACGGCCTCGGGCCTGCCCAAGCGGGTGCCCAAGGCCAACCTGGTGCCCGGCTCGGCCGACACCGTCTCGGCGCCCAAGGGCGTCGCACCGATGCCGGCGGTCTCGCCCGACCGGGTGCGCAGCCGGTTGTCGAGCTTCCAGCAAGGCTTCCGGGCCGCGCGTGACGACATCAGCGAGGGCAGGACGTACGGGTCCGGCCCGAGGAGTGACAGTAGGGATGAGGGCGCGTGA
- a CDS encoding roadblock/LC7 domain-containing protein — translation MNDLSHAARGVDWLITDFVSTVPGVAHAVVVSSDGLPLAASAGFPADRADQLAAIASGLVSLTQGAARVFEGGAVNQTIVEMQRGLMLIMSISDGSCLAVLAAPDCDMGLVAYQMTLMVDRAGQVLTPAVRAELRASQTR, via the coding sequence ATGAACGACCTGAGCCACGCGGCACGCGGGGTGGACTGGTTAATCACCGACTTCGTCAGCACCGTTCCGGGCGTCGCGCACGCGGTGGTCGTCTCGTCCGACGGGTTGCCGCTGGCGGCGTCGGCGGGCTTTCCCGCCGACCGCGCCGACCAGTTGGCCGCCATCGCGTCGGGCCTGGTCTCGCTGACCCAGGGCGCTGCCAGGGTGTTCGAGGGTGGCGCGGTCAACCAGACGATCGTGGAGATGCAGCGCGGCCTGATGCTGATCATGTCGATCAGCGACGGCTCGTGCCTGGCCGTACTGGCGGCGCCGGATTGTGACATGGGTCTGGTGGCCTATCAGATGACGCTGATGGTGGACCGCGCCGGCCAGGTGCTGACCCCGGCTGTGCGTGCCGAGCTGCGCGCCAGCCAGACCAGGTGA
- a CDS encoding DUF742 domain-containing protein, with protein sequence MTNSWNSGGWEPPPPPPSHDPASPVRPYAVTGGRTAPKVKLAMEALVSSATAEHREFSHITPEYKAISQLCLQVRSVAEVSALLRIPLGVVRVLIADMAAEGLVRVHQPQLEAGRPDVNLLERVLSGLRRL encoded by the coding sequence GTGACGAATTCGTGGAACAGCGGTGGCTGGGAGCCCCCGCCCCCGCCTCCCAGCCATGACCCCGCCTCCCCGGTGCGGCCGTACGCCGTGACGGGCGGGCGGACCGCGCCCAAGGTCAAGCTGGCGATGGAGGCCCTGGTGTCCTCGGCGACCGCCGAGCACCGGGAGTTCTCCCACATCACGCCCGAGTACAAAGCGATCAGCCAGCTCTGCCTCCAGGTGAGGTCGGTGGCCGAGGTGTCGGCGCTGCTGCGGATCCCGCTCGGCGTGGTGCGTGTTCTGATCGCGGACATGGCGGCGGAGGGTCTGGTTCGGGTGCATCAGCCGCAGCTTGAGGCAGGCAGACCGGACGTCAACCTGCTGGAAAGGGTGCTCAGTGGACTACGCAGGCTCTAG
- a CDS encoding GTP-binding protein, whose product MDYAGSSPGLTSTKIVVAGGFGVGKTTFVGAVSEIMPLTTEAVMTDASAGIDDLGMTPLKSTTTVAMDFGRVSLDRDLILYLFGTPGQHRFWFMWDDLVRGAIGAVVLVDTRRLADSFPAIDYFEEAQLPFVVGINGWDGSYPHSDTEVRDALTLSPHIPMVRLDARKKDSVKTVLIQLVEHALTVRMAVPGWSG is encoded by the coding sequence GTGGACTACGCAGGCTCTAGCCCGGGCCTCACCTCGACGAAGATCGTCGTTGCCGGTGGGTTCGGAGTGGGCAAGACGACGTTCGTCGGCGCGGTGTCGGAGATCATGCCGCTGACGACGGAGGCCGTCATGACCGACGCCTCCGCAGGCATCGACGACCTCGGCATGACGCCGCTGAAGTCGACCACGACCGTCGCCATGGACTTCGGCCGCGTGTCGCTGGACCGCGACCTGATCCTGTACCTGTTCGGCACGCCCGGGCAGCACCGGTTCTGGTTCATGTGGGACGACCTCGTGCGGGGCGCGATCGGCGCGGTCGTGCTGGTCGACACCCGGCGGCTGGCCGACAGCTTCCCGGCGATCGACTACTTCGAGGAGGCGCAGCTGCCCTTCGTGGTGGGGATCAACGGCTGGGACGGGTCGTACCCGCACAGCGACACGGAGGTGCGCGACGCGCTCACGCTGTCGCCGCACATCCCGATGGTGCGGCTGGACGCGCGGAAGAAGGATTCGGTGAAAACCGTCCTGATCCAGCTCGTCGAGCACGCGCTGACGGTCCGGATGGCCGTGCCAGGCTGGAGCGGCTAG
- the ffh gene encoding signal recognition particle protein, giving the protein MFETLSDRLTSVFSSLRSKGRLSDADIDATTREIRIALLEADVALPVVKAFVAQVKERARGSEVSQALNPAQQVVKIVNDELIGILGGETRRLRFAKTPPTVIMLAGLQGAGKTTLAGKLARWLREQGHAPMLVAADLQRPNAVQQLQVVGERAQVAVFAPEPGSGVGDPVAVARRSLDEARRLNHDIVIIDTAGRLGIDQEMMRQAADIRDAVSPDETLFVVDAMIGQDAVTTAQAFMEGVGFDGVVLTKLDGDARGGAALSVRHITGRPIMFASTGEKLEDFDAFHPDRMASRILDMGDILTLIEQAQKTFDEEQAAKMAGKLTSGENFTLEDFLEQMMMVQKMGPIKNLLGMMPGMGQMRDQINSIDDRDLDRIAAIIRSMTPAERQDPKIINGSRRARIAAGSGVSVSAVSNLVVRFFDAQKMMKRMAGGMGIPGMPGGKGKAAKAQKKAKKGRRVSGDPRKAALGKASSGEQAPDAPKQGGVLGNLGGKLPPGMELPPGFDPSKLRLPGQK; this is encoded by the coding sequence GTGTTCGAGACGCTATCCGACCGGCTGACATCGGTCTTCTCCTCCCTCCGATCCAAGGGGCGGCTGTCCGATGCCGACATCGACGCCACCACCCGTGAGATCCGCATCGCCCTGCTCGAGGCCGATGTCGCGCTGCCGGTGGTCAAGGCGTTCGTCGCCCAGGTCAAGGAGCGCGCCCGCGGTTCCGAGGTCTCCCAGGCGCTGAATCCGGCGCAGCAGGTCGTCAAGATCGTCAATGACGAGCTGATCGGGATCCTCGGCGGCGAGACCCGCAGGCTCCGCTTCGCCAAGACGCCGCCGACCGTCATCATGCTGGCGGGTCTGCAGGGCGCGGGCAAGACGACGCTCGCGGGCAAGCTGGCCCGGTGGCTGCGGGAGCAGGGCCACGCGCCCATGCTCGTCGCCGCCGACCTGCAGCGGCCCAACGCCGTCCAGCAGCTCCAGGTCGTGGGTGAGCGCGCCCAGGTCGCCGTCTTCGCGCCCGAGCCGGGCAGCGGCGTGGGCGACCCGGTCGCGGTCGCCCGCAGGTCGCTCGACGAGGCCAGGCGCCTCAACCACGACATCGTCATCATCGACACCGCCGGCCGCCTGGGCATCGACCAGGAGATGATGCGGCAGGCCGCCGACATCCGCGACGCGGTCTCGCCCGACGAGACCCTGTTCGTGGTCGACGCCATGATCGGCCAGGACGCCGTCACGACGGCGCAGGCGTTCATGGAGGGCGTCGGCTTCGACGGCGTGGTGCTGACCAAGCTCGACGGCGACGCCCGCGGTGGTGCGGCGCTGTCGGTGCGGCACATCACGGGCCGGCCGATCATGTTCGCGTCCACGGGTGAGAAGCTCGAGGACTTCGACGCCTTCCACCCCGACCGGATGGCCTCGCGCATCCTCGACATGGGTGACATCCTCACCCTGATCGAGCAGGCCCAGAAGACGTTCGACGAGGAGCAGGCCGCCAAGATGGCGGGCAAGCTCACCTCGGGCGAGAACTTCACGCTCGAAGACTTCCTCGAGCAGATGATGATGGTCCAGAAGATGGGCCCCATCAAGAACCTGCTCGGCATGATGCCCGGCATGGGGCAGATGCGCGACCAGATCAACTCCATCGACGATCGTGACCTCGACCGCATCGCGGCCATCATCCGCTCGATGACCCCGGCCGAGCGGCAGGACCCCAAGATCATCAATGGTTCGCGCCGCGCGCGCATCGCCGCCGGCTCCGGCGTGTCGGTGAGCGCCGTGAGCAACCTCGTCGTCCGCTTCTTCGACGCCCAGAAGATGATGAAGCGGATGGCCGGCGGCATGGGCATCCCCGGCATGCCCGGCGGCAAGGGCAAGGCCGCCAAGGCGCAGAAGAAGGCCAAGAAGGGGCGGCGCGTCAGCGGCGACCCGCGCAAGGCCGCGCTGGGCAAGGCGTCCTCCGGCGAGCAGGCCCCCGACGCGCCCAAGCAGGGCGGGGTCCTGGGCAACCTCGGCGGGAAGCTGCCGCCGGGGATGGAGCTGCCGCCCGGCTTCGACCCGTCGAAGCTGCGGTTGCCCGGTCAGAAGTAG
- the rpsP gene encoding 30S ribosomal protein S16: MAVKIKLKRLGMIRNAQYRIVVADSRTKRDGRAIEEIGLYHPKQNPSRIEIDAERAAYWLGVGAQPTEPVLKLLKLTGDWQKFKGEPAPAPLQVAEPAADRHALYEAAAKEALSGGDTGTAATTPKKSRKKDEAEAAAETPSEGEA; the protein is encoded by the coding sequence GTGGCAGTCAAGATCAAGCTCAAGCGGCTCGGCATGATCCGCAACGCTCAGTACCGTATCGTCGTCGCCGACAGCCGCACCAAGCGTGACGGCCGGGCGATCGAGGAGATCGGCCTGTACCACCCGAAGCAGAACCCGTCGCGCATCGAGATCGACGCCGAGCGCGCGGCGTACTGGCTGGGTGTCGGCGCGCAGCCGACCGAGCCGGTGCTCAAGCTGCTCAAGCTCACCGGTGACTGGCAGAAGTTCAAGGGCGAGCCCGCCCCCGCGCCGCTGCAGGTCGCCGAGCCGGCGGCCGACCGCCACGCCCTCTACGAGGCCGCGGCCAAGGAGGCGCTGTCCGGTGGCGACACCGGCACGGCCGCCACCACGCCCAAGAAGAGCAGGAAGAAGGACGAGGCCGAGGCCGCCGCCGAGACCCCGTCCGAGGGCGAGGCCTGA
- a CDS encoding RNA-binding protein, with amino-acid sequence MLEEALEHLVKGIVEHPDDVRVRARRIRSGRVLEVRVHPEDLGKVIGRGGRTAKALRTVVNALADGKYVRVDLLDLHEAVR; translated from the coding sequence GTGCTCGAGGAGGCTCTCGAGCACCTCGTTAAGGGCATCGTCGAACATCCCGACGATGTCCGGGTCCGCGCACGCCGCATTCGCAGCGGGCGCGTCCTGGAGGTCCGGGTGCACCCCGAGGACCTGGGCAAGGTCATCGGACGCGGCGGGCGCACCGCCAAGGCGCTGCGCACGGTCGTGAACGCCCTGGCCGACGGGAAGTACGTGCGGGTCGATCTGCTCGATCTGCACGAAGCGGTCCGTTAG
- the rimM gene encoding ribosome maturation factor RimM (Essential for efficient processing of 16S rRNA), which translates to MQLVVGRIGRPHGVRGDVTVEVRTDDPELRFAAGTPITTDPADRGPLVVAGRRWHKGVLLLTFEGVADRDAAEELRGTMLVIDSSEVTPSDDPDEFHDHQLIGLAVQTVSGEPVGEVTDVLHHGQDLLVVRRKGQEEALIPFVRALVPEVDVEAGRLVVDPPEGLL; encoded by the coding sequence GTGCAGCTGGTCGTCGGCCGGATAGGCCGCCCGCACGGGGTACGCGGTGACGTGACCGTGGAGGTGCGCACCGACGATCCCGAGCTGCGTTTCGCCGCCGGCACGCCGATCACGACCGACCCCGCCGATCGCGGGCCGCTCGTGGTCGCCGGTCGCCGGTGGCACAAGGGCGTGCTGCTGCTGACGTTCGAGGGGGTCGCCGACCGCGACGCCGCCGAGGAGCTGCGCGGCACCATGCTGGTCATCGACTCCTCCGAGGTGACGCCGTCCGACGACCCCGACGAGTTCCACGACCACCAGCTCATCGGGCTGGCCGTGCAGACCGTCTCAGGCGAGCCGGTCGGCGAGGTGACGGATGTGCTGCACCACGGCCAGGACCTGCTCGTGGTGCGCAGGAAGGGCCAGGAGGAGGCGCTCATCCCGTTCGTCAGGGCGCTGGTGCCCGAGGTGGACGTGGAGGCGGGCCGGCTGGTCGTCGATCCTCCCGAAGGGCTGCTGTGA
- the trmD gene encoding tRNA (guanosine(37)-N1)-methyltransferase TrmD codes for MRLDIVSIFPEYFAPLDVSLIGKARERGTLDVRLHQLRDWAHDVHKTVDDTPYGGGPGMVMKPEVWGEAIDAVVGDGSARLIVPTPSGRPFDQELAQELAQEPWLLFACGRYEGIDSRVMQEYSSRMRVDEVSIGDYVLAGGEVAVLVMVEAIGRLLPGVLGNAQSAVDDSFAPGSMRNLVEGPVYTKPPVWRGHEVPAVLLSGHHGNVARWRRDEAIRRTVRNRPELAAALDPETLDKHDRKLLEELSFRLQPEDMAN; via the coding sequence ATGCGGCTCGACATCGTCTCGATCTTCCCCGAGTACTTCGCGCCGCTGGACGTCTCGCTGATCGGCAAGGCCCGTGAGCGCGGCACCCTCGACGTACGGCTGCACCAGCTGCGCGACTGGGCCCACGACGTGCACAAGACCGTCGACGACACCCCCTACGGGGGCGGGCCCGGGATGGTCATGAAGCCCGAGGTGTGGGGCGAGGCCATCGACGCCGTCGTCGGCGACGGCTCTGCCCGGCTGATCGTGCCGACCCCGAGCGGGCGGCCGTTCGACCAGGAGCTGGCGCAGGAGCTGGCGCAGGAGCCGTGGCTGCTGTTCGCCTGCGGCCGGTACGAGGGCATCGACTCCAGGGTCATGCAGGAGTATTCCTCGCGGATGCGCGTGGACGAGGTCAGCATCGGCGACTACGTGCTGGCCGGTGGCGAGGTGGCGGTGCTGGTGATGGTGGAGGCCATCGGCAGGCTGCTGCCAGGCGTGCTGGGCAACGCCCAGTCGGCCGTGGACGACTCGTTCGCGCCCGGCTCGATGCGGAACCTGGTGGAGGGGCCCGTCTACACCAAGCCGCCCGTGTGGCGCGGGCACGAGGTGCCGGCGGTGCTGTTGTCCGGGCATCACGGAAATGTCGCCCGGTGGCGGCGCGACGAGGCGATCCGGCGCACCGTACGGAACCGGCCCGAGCTGGCGGCGGCGCTCGACCCCGAGACGCTCGACAAGCACGACAGAAAGCTGCTCGAAGAGCTCTCGTTTCGCCTCCAGCCGGAAGATATGGCAAACTGA
- the rplS gene encoding 50S ribosomal protein L19: MHTKIQELEQATLRGDVPAFRPGDTLEVHVRVVEGNRSRIQVFKGFVLRRQGSGARETFTVRKVSYGVGVERTFPVHSPVIEKIVLVTRGDVRRAKLYYMRDLRGKAARIREKRETAAAK; this comes from the coding sequence ATGCACACGAAGATCCAGGAGCTCGAGCAGGCGACCCTGCGCGGCGACGTGCCGGCGTTCCGCCCCGGTGACACGCTCGAGGTCCACGTCCGAGTCGTCGAAGGAAACCGCTCCCGCATCCAGGTCTTCAAGGGCTTCGTGCTGCGCCGCCAGGGCAGCGGTGCCCGCGAGACCTTCACGGTCCGCAAGGTCAGCTACGGTGTCGGCGTCGAGCGCACCTTCCCGGTGCACAGCCCGGTCATCGAGAAGATCGTGCTCGTGACCCGCGGTGACGTGCGTCGCGCCAAGCTCTACTACATGCGCGACCTGCGCGGCAAGGCCGCCCGCATCCGCGAGAAGCGCGAGACCGCGGCCGCCAAGTAA
- the lepB gene encoding signal peptidase I, whose protein sequence is MTNESQEHGAARRPVEDEVDVVAEETQKPAKGDKPEKKGSFWKELPVLIVVALVLALIIKTFVVQAFYIPSESMENTLLTNDRVLVNKLVYHTRDIERGDVVVFSGVDSWDGEFEMAEPSNPVEGFFRWVGTAFGIIPGEKDYIKRVIGVGGDHVKCCDSKGRITVNGTPIDEESYLYPGDVPSDEFFDVTVPQGRLWVMGDHRSVSLDSRSHTGDPGGGSIPEGQVIGRAFVIVWPFNRFDTIDIPDTFAQPALQALGGSAPLVAGFGMAVPLVLVRRRLRRRR, encoded by the coding sequence ATGACTAACGAAAGCCAGGAGCACGGCGCGGCGCGCCGCCCTGTCGAGGACGAGGTGGACGTGGTCGCCGAAGAGACTCAGAAGCCGGCCAAGGGCGATAAACCAGAGAAGAAGGGGTCGTTCTGGAAAGAGCTTCCCGTTCTCATCGTCGTAGCCCTGGTGCTGGCGCTGATCATCAAGACGTTTGTGGTCCAGGCCTTCTACATCCCGTCGGAGTCGATGGAGAACACCCTCCTGACGAACGACCGGGTCCTGGTCAACAAGCTCGTCTACCACACTCGTGACATCGAGCGCGGCGACGTGGTGGTCTTCTCGGGGGTCGACTCCTGGGACGGTGAGTTCGAGATGGCGGAGCCGTCCAACCCGGTCGAGGGCTTCTTCCGGTGGGTGGGCACGGCGTTCGGCATCATCCCCGGCGAGAAGGACTACATCAAGCGGGTCATCGGCGTCGGCGGCGACCACGTCAAGTGCTGCGACTCCAAGGGGCGCATCACGGTCAACGGCACGCCCATCGACGAGGAGAGCTATCTCTACCCGGGCGACGTGCCCTCCGACGAGTTCTTCGACGTCACGGTGCCGCAGGGGCGGCTGTGGGTCATGGGCGACCACCGCTCGGTCTCGCTCGACTCGCGCTCGCACACCGGCGATCCGGGTGGCGGCTCCATCCCCGAAGGCCAGGTCATCGGGCGGGCCTTCGTGATCGTGTGGCCGTTCAACAGGTTCGACACGATCGACATCCCTGACACGTTCGCACAGCCCGCACTCCAGGCGCTGGGCGGTTCGGCACCGCTGGTCGCCGGGTTCGGCATGGCCGTACCCTTGGTGCTGGTCCGTCGGCGCCTGCGGAGGAGGCGCTGA
- the lepB gene encoding signal peptidase I: MADTKKAEGVGKEKKKGGFRETVLLLVMGVGIALLLQAFVVGSFYIPSVSMENTLLVNDRVFVNKLAGKPERGDIVVFKGWNGEDTIKRVIGIGGDKVVCCDKQKRITVNGTPLDEKSYLYPDDFASGDDFDVTVPAGKLWLMGDHRSASADSRAHMGEPGGGFISEDDVIGKAVVRYWPLSRGYLFSRPDIFDKVK, encoded by the coding sequence ATGGCCGACACCAAGAAGGCGGAGGGCGTGGGGAAAGAGAAGAAGAAGGGCGGCTTTCGCGAGACCGTCCTGCTGCTGGTCATGGGCGTCGGCATCGCGCTGCTGCTTCAGGCGTTCGTGGTCGGGTCGTTCTACATCCCGTCCGTGTCGATGGAGAACACTCTCCTGGTCAACGACCGGGTCTTCGTCAACAAGCTGGCGGGCAAGCCCGAGCGCGGCGACATCGTGGTCTTCAAGGGCTGGAACGGCGAGGACACGATCAAGCGGGTCATCGGCATCGGCGGCGACAAGGTGGTGTGCTGCGACAAGCAGAAGCGCATCACCGTCAACGGTACGCCGCTGGACGAGAAGTCCTACCTCTACCCGGACGATTTCGCTTCTGGCGATGACTTCGACGTCACCGTGCCCGCCGGGAAGCTCTGGCTCATGGGCGACCACCGCAGCGCCTCGGCCGACTCCCGGGCCCATATGGGCGAGCCGGGAGGTGGCTTCATCTCGGAGGACGACGTGATCGGCAAGGCCGTGGTGCGCTACTGGCCGCTGTCGCGGGGCTATCTCTTCTCCCGTCCCGACATTTTCGACAAGGTCAAGTAG